TATGGTTCTTCTAATAGACTGGAGATACATTCCGCTAGGACAGGACACAGGAAAAACAATTCACATAGTGtgatattctttttttttatacttaagaTCACGGAATTTTTGAATATGTTCTTCCATTACCGATACAGCGGACGGTGGGAAATCTAATGATGACGTcgcaataggctatttgactaatttttgaaaatggttttaatttattgtttatgacttaataattacactacattgatatttccgtgaaatttcctgtattaaatataaaaaaacaatgttaaagtttatttattttgaacgcgccttaaacgctgtttttgcaaaggggctaatcacgtgacacgtgtgacgtcacgcgcaagtaaactcagtcaatgaccttagttaatcttatggtttatgtgcattgaattaattatttcactgtaaaatggtatataaatggtgtatagtgccgcaatgtttaaGTACgcctataaaaaatccagacaaatcgtttgtttccatttcaacgaatcccaaaaaagaaaaatgtgtttaaaactagcgcgaagagacccaaagagcattttagcgcatataaatgtttttatgtgtgaagaccacttcgatgtaagtaatatttaactgtaaataaatatggtaattaaagcatcggattttgttatttaacgaaacaagatctaggtaaaactatgaaaacggattatatcgcgtatattgaatttataatacatcccgacgtttcgaactctttacagcgttcgtggtcaacgggtgactgaggaaaaattacaaaatgcaaaaatacccacatactaaaataatgaacaatcatagactacaaactttaaggctggttgtacatgcaaaatcggttcataaggctagttatacactataattatttttcaagtaaagatatatatatatatacgcgataaaaataaactatgccggctccaaccctacaccacggacccgagaagatttaattccctcctaaattgtaggagggtatcccaatatgagaccggcaacaaactcggcgggacacatcttttcaaaacatcagaatgtccagcatcatccaacactacggtctcacagtctatgtctcgcttgctcctttatcaggtggactacaggatcccaagctggtggtagagaaaagccatcttccctattaaagtttgaatatttcttaatctcaatggcctcgcgcagcattctgggtatgtaacgcttctccttggcaagaaccagaggcttatcaaacttgattgagtgattggctttatccatgacatgctcacagacagcagacctaggtcgacggtgcttgacatcagctatgtgttccttcacccgagtggaaatgctccgtttcgtctgcccgacatatgataggccacactcacagtccagcctgtacactcctgcagtctgtagaggggtattgcattttacaggcctcaggaattgtgacatcttcttcattggcttgaaatatgtttttatagaagcacgcttcaagatgtggctgatcctgtccgtgacccccctgacaaaaggcagaatggcaggcctgcgctcgactgtggggatcttaatgtgggacctctggttgacccgcggtatcctgagctcgtttgcctggagcgcgcgcctggcatgctggagctccgcggccagatgctggtcatcacatatcctctgggctctctgaaacaaagatttgcctactgtaacaagttgactgggatggtgatgcgttttgccatttaagtacctatcagtatgagtaggtttcctatacacagtgcgacctagggtgttatcaggatttctttttaccaatacatccaagaaggggagagaacagtctttttccaactccatagtaaattttattttgctatggatggaatttaggtgatccaagaaagttgaaacactactttttggaagtatagtaaaagtatcatctacgtatcttttaaatatcttcggtcgcacaggagccaatgagagtgccctctcctcgaagtcctccataaagatgtcagcgactactggagacaccggagaccccatggccacgccatcgacttgaagatagaattcaccattccatagcaagtagccagatgtaaggcaatgttccaacagcttagcatattcctctgacatgtatGACACTCTGGGGGGGGGGGCGCCTAAAAACTCAGTGGGGGGGGGCGATCAGCTTTAAGCGTCCAAGGGGTTTCAGCAGCGTGCACTAAAGCCATTCGCATATTATGTTGGCATTTGTTAACTATATACACTATGGTttggaaaaaaattaacaatttgtaAGCACACAGTATTTCATCAGGCATACCTTATAACTGTTGATAAGATCATATGTgtcttttgtcaggggggtcacggacaggatcagccacatcttgaagcgtgcttctataaaaacatatttcaagccaatgaagaagatgtcacaattcctgaggcctgtaaaatgcaatacccctctacagactgcaggagtgtacaggctggactgtgagtgtggcctatcatatgtcgggcagacgaaacggagcatttccactcgggtgaaggaacacatagctgatgtcaagcaccgtcgacctaggtctgctgtctgtgagcatgtcatggataaagccaatcactcaatcaagtttgataagcctctggttcttgccaaggagaagcgttacatacccagaatgctgcgcgaggccattgagattaagaaatattcaaactttaatagggaagatggcttttctctaccaccagcttgggatcctgtagtccacctgataaaggagcaagcgagacatagactgtgagaccgtagtgttggatgatgctggacattctgatgttttgaaaagatgtgtcccgccgagtttgttgccggtcccatattgggataccctcctacaatttaggagggaattaaatcttctcgggtccgtggtgtagggttggagccggcatagtttatttttatcgcgtatatatatatatctttacttgaaaaataattatagtgtataactagccttatgaaccgattttgcatgtacaaccagccttaaagtttgtagtctatgattgttcattattttagtatgtgggtatttttgcattttgtaatttttcctcagtcacccgttgaccacgaacgctgtaaagagttcgaaacgtcgggatgtgttataaattcaatatacgcgatataatccgttttcatagttttatttcatgagtaactatcgcggtaaccgaagacaatattaagatctaggtatttaatgtattactacataacctcataacatagctctttcagcattagtaggtagttagtagcatactttttctttcaaactaaagtgcagtatggagatattattctcgtcatcgtattctatatatatatcgtcgtcgtattcgtatcatcgaaatcgaaatgttcttaaaataaacaatttctacgtatactcacacagctgtttttacatttctaagttacgcagcatagtaatccggattatctttaaagaaaagtgcaaccattaatgcgtctgtctggtaggttgcgctgcttgcgctatcagctttcacatatttcggctccattttgagattcttatgaatattttgctactagatatacgtataaatcggaatatatcagaaaactgtggaacaataactaaaattaactaaatacaaataaaacagttaaaacactcaaggcaatcaagaatttttacccgcgtgtgacgtcatccgagcgttgaccaatcacagagcgttcacgtccctgatgaaatttcaaaaaatattaaattttctttcgtttattttccaaaaaataaacataatttacattcaaatatagtcaaatatactttattagtttattatctttcaggatgacagcaattcgttatatatttttaatgttgtcaaataccctattgacgATAAAAATCCAGATGAGGCAGGTAAAATGCATGACGACATTTAAGATCtaagtaaatatatatgaaCTAACAGATCGATAACAAATGTACAACAAATTTATCGAAATATTAGAGACACCCACAACTTAAAAAGCTTCGTGTTCCTGGCCATTAGCTTGGACACTAACACTTTGTGCAGAGCAGCAGCACAGCGTAGAGCACTCTGGATCCGGACTTGCATCTCGCCCTCTCTCTGGTTGGTATCCGTGACGATGCATCCAAGATACTTAAACCTCTTCACGCCTTTGTATGAGGTATCTCCCACTGTGAGGTCTTTCCTACGAATCCTCGTGTTTTTGTATCTCTTCATGTGAAGGTACTCAGTTTTGTCGTGATTCACTCGTAGGCCAACCTTCACAGCTTCCCCCTCTAAATTCTGGACAGCTCTGCGGACATCCTCTTCACTTTCCGTCCGTTCACGTTTTgtccgtcgactggacagaaacggctttggacagagtagcatggcggtctttggtgtcggaggtcaagatccacttcgggtcgttgcgccacagcagtaagtaagtaagtacaacTTAAAAATAgagattaataaaaaaatgcgtaGTTTCAGTCATATGACCTTCCGTCTTTCGGTATCTATCATAGAGCTATATTTCAACTATATTGGAGACCAAGAATTATTCTAGGTCATGCATGTAAGAATCGATCTGCCTTACTCGCAAAATTTTAAGTCTACTAACTTACAAACACCCTgagtcaaataaaacaaatatatggtTCTAGTTGCTGATGAGACGATGAATGCAGATGAAAATGATCCTGTACAAGATGATGATCAAGACAAAAATGAACCAATAGATGATCGAAACGAAAATAATTCACAAGGTGATGTTCAAGACAGCAATGAACAAATGGACGGAGTTGATGCACAAGATGATGTCCCAGATGCTAATGAACCAATTGTTGAagaagaaaatgaaaatgaggAACAGGATGACGCGCCCGTTGAAGATGAAGatgaattaattaatacagGCGTACAAGATGACACTGTAAAACTTGGGAAAGAGGCTGATGACAAAACAAATGTAgaccaaaataaatttaatgaacCTAATACCAATCAGGAAGTAATTTCCACACTTGAGCTAAAACCCTTTTACTTAAGCCCGGCTGAAATTGAAAAGTTTAAAATATGGCCAAACGCTACCGTATCGTACTTCATAGACGAGTTTTCTTATGGTGAGAGTTACGtctattataaatacatttagtttggcaagccattttcgtcagtaaaaaaaggcggCAAGTTTAGAAAAAATACGCGTGAAGGGTTTTCctctcatagaaaatttgaatttcgcgcttcTTTCTACTGACAGTGGGTTTGccaaagtaggtattttacttGAGTATGTACGTATCCGGTTAAAATCTAAAGTCCGTTTAAGATCGAAGTGCGTAACGAGTAGTCCTCCAATTTCTCCATGTAACTCCTGGGATCGACTGTAAAGTGAAAGGAAGTATCATTTTAGATACATCGTGATCATAACATCGAATTTAATACAGTTCTTTAGTTGACTACCGTAGATtagatttttaataatattttattattttgaatataggttatttttttatttaacttttacgtaaatattgtaatatttttccttaagagaagaaagaaaataaaattaaataactctTTTTACCATTTATCATGACAAACGGTAACAAGACTTATAATTTAGGAGATTAGGAAACGGCGTGATTCGAAATACATGTGATAGGAACAATAGGAGACGGTGTGGTTCTAATAATCACATGTCTGTTTCATATCTTTGGCTGTGGTTGTTGTCCTAACTTAGGACTCCTGGGCACCCCAGAGGGTCTTCAAAAGCTCACGCCATGCCGATTTATTCCCAGTAACACTTTCCAAGCACACAGCTCATCGACGAACCCTCGACACCAGTTTATAGGTGTCCGAAGCCACGACTTCCGACAAGTTGATCAACCCTTTTGTTTCCAGACAAAGTTCTTCGAGACAAAATCCGCGGCTACCTGGATTACGCGGAACATAATACGATGGTCCATTTTCATGAGCTCGCTGGGCCGCCTACGGATGAAGACGAACGATGGGTCTTTTTCGTAAATCGAAGAGGCCTACTAGACTGCAAAGATTATTCCATTAAATCCTTCACAAATAAAGGTGTCCAGGTTTGTAGATGTATATTATACTGTCTTTGGCTGTTACTACACCAATTGATCGATAGTTTCTACCTAGACAAATCGATCGAGCGACGTTGACATGAAACAGTCGACGTCGATCGATGCCATCGATCGATTGGTGTGGTAACACCCTTTCACTAGACATTGTTAATATATTCACCTCACTGGCCCAGTGATTCAAAATGGATCTTggccatattaaatatattaataacgggtcactcacgtattttataACACGTCACGCTTCACGTTTCACattttttaatatgtctgtgtctcacggaagttttgttattaaaattggatCTTGGGCTCCAAAACAAGATAACACCATACATTGTTAATAATCTCTATTAGCTTCATTAGATATACCTACACTTGTTTTTCCCTTAAACTTGGAACTTtattgatttttataaaaactcAAGCAAAATAGTTACCTAATTAACCGAGATAATTGACAGAAAGTGACAGTTGGATACAATTGCCTCGAGCACGGTGGACCTATGGCGGCAATAGTTTTGGCGTTGTTGGGTGTGCCGCCTCAGCACAACTCACCTGATCGTGATAAGTTCATTACTGTTGCTACGGAACATATTCTGCCAGGTAagcatagaaaaataaaatttattgtcaGAACTTCTCGGCGTGTTTCTACTgctatttattcttataaaccTAAAAGCTATATGCATGCCAAGTTTCGTGCTTTCTTACGCATGGGACCATACCTCCATAGTCTCTATACTAAATCGAGCTAAGGAGCAACACTaagtaaaattatttccatcttcggcgttaacacttgaatccctcactattctattttatttcttcGCTTTGTTCAGGATTCTATGTACGCTTTCGCcctaaatatgtcatttttttcccttgtgacacaatctactacaTATTACTGTTTTTTCAGGAAAATTGGGTTTATTCAATCTGTTAAGAGATGACGAGTGGTTGTTCCATGATTTGCAATATGACTATGCCAGTGCAGGCCACTACCCATCACATAAATACACTGCAGATGGATCTAGCACTATATCTACTAAGCCTGGCAAAACCGACACAGTGAGTATATAAAGAAAATAGTGttctatacatacataatattaaacTTCTATAAATTTTCGTTTTGCCTCAAAATAATTGTTAGTTTTTAATGACAATTTATTTCCAAATCGATTTGGCACTGACTTTGACTGTAGCTACAAATTACATATTCgctgccaacgttttcgtagcgccaCGCTCGTCGTAGCCAATCCCAGCATTtttccgctttgtagaggaaagcgatTACGAACACAGAACCCGCCGAGCGGGATCCCGGCACTCAATGTCCTAAGCATGCCGCGAAGTCCGCGAGCCAGCAGCAGATTTTAATAACTGTGGAAATATAATTATCATATACAGCCTCGTGAAAGTCATCTACCACTCCGTTGGTAGATTGAGTAATGAGAGTCATGGAAACacgcagtaaaaaaaacaatttattaatataattttagtagaTTCATAATTTATCAAATACAGCCaccaaaataaaatgtaactaaaaggtacatttaattttaattaaagaaaGAGGCAAAGTGGCCATCCAaagaggtaacgctgccagtcttctgggcaccatACCACATGATGgcgacctggggagcattttttatttataagtttattttaagttttattagtttatgaaataaaactatgaaaacggattatatcgcgtatattgaatttataatacatcccgacgtttcgaactctttacagcgttcgtggtcaacgggtgtcacaCGCgttcgcgatataatccgttttcatagttttatttcatgagtaactatcgcggtaaccgaagacaatattttattagtttagtttagttaagtttattttattaaaaaaatctaaatatcaaCTGGTAGTAGTATTAAGGGTTTATATAGTAGTAGTTGCTTTAAAGAAAAGTTgaatcagcgataaaagcttgtgttaaaaatgaaatttttgacaaaaaaatgtattctcCACCACATtcctaaattaaatattataacggTCATGTTATTGTCAAACAGACTGTGCCTAACATCATTTGACGCGTGTGTTAACTTATTACAGCCTTATCAAGACTttggaaatattttaaatactgaAGAAGCAAAAGATTACAGTCACGGTGATTTAAGTAAAACATATATGCTTTACGGTAACATTTTACACACACAATATAAGGGCATGAAACTTGATGACTGCAAAGCTTTTTTTCGACCGGGACCTGGTTTTGGAAATAGCAGATTGACAAAGCAGAAAGAATTACCTAAAATGCCAAAACCAAAACAGTACGTCGATGCGGTGAAAAAGTTATTCGGAAACGAGTTGTTCATGTTTGGTGAAACACTTAGTTCACTAGAAAGTAAATAAGTGGATTTGAAGATCTATTATAGtgtatttaaaaagaaaccaaAGTAATAAATTCGAAAAACTAACACCATTAAAATGTTATATCGttttaagattttaaatataccaaattttgaagataataaaactatgtatatatgtaattgATATGTTGTTTGTGTGTTCGCATCCTAGtgttttactaaaataaatatggaaacTTCAGAAATACCTAATGTAAAAGTTTATGCAATGCAAATCACTGGAATACTAGAAGCGAATCAATTTCATTTGATTGAATCACAATTTCAGATCACAACAGAATATTAAAATTTCTAATCGATCTTTTACTTTATTCTAATGAAAATTCtatagaataataaaatattctatAGATCTCcattattaggttaggttaagaaCGTCAAATGCGGCCCTTAGGCTGGCCATAGACGCACGGAATGACATGTGCAAGAGAGACAGCGCTATGCATGAGTAGAGCAACGTCCCGTTCCcacctgtcattccgtacggaaaacGAATGAAAATTCCGTGCGCCTGTGGTTAGCCATACGGAattttccgtacggaatgacatgTGCAAGCCAGACAGCGCTATGCATGTGTAGAACGATGTCCCGTTCCCACCTGCCATTCCATACGGAAACCGAATGAAAATTCCGTGCGTCAGCGGTTAACCTTAGCTGTAAATTCAGATGTTCCAGAAGTCAAAATTTATGAGcacctcggctgctccgatatacagttcttattcttattttgtaaaaaaaaccggccaagtgcgagtcggactcgcgcaccgagggttccgcactttttagtatttgttgttatagcggcaacagaaatacatcatctctgtgaaaatttcaactgtctagctatcacggttcatgagatatagcctggtgacagacggacagacagacagacagacagcgaagtcttagtaatagggtcccgtttttactctttcggtacggaaccctaaaagtggcaatactgtagtgtcgtccctttcaaatcaatctaagaaaacggGACGTCACTACATTATTGccagtttttaatttctacaatttcttatcGAACTATATCTCTATCTACCGAAATTTCAACGATTTCTTCGACATTTCCACATTCCAAAGATTACAATATggattacatttattttcaatcaatctttaggtagtatggctccatcgatactgtcgatgatttcgccaacgtcaaagtgggatccacgtgggatcgaattaatatttcagccagtgtatggtaaataataaaataatgggcctctagggctctagccagacacggttagaggtagaaataccaaatgctcttagagcacgacgttgttcggtagttattatttgtagttgactcgtaaaaccgatagctggattttacgagaagcacgtggactaccggccgttgactccaaaatggtggttaaacacgctttgagattaattctccattcactgcacactactacattagattactgtataataaagctatcgatattacactttaaacaatattaatgagcaaaaaacaaagtaattaatcacgaggctactatcaagatggcgttcgaaccggaagtcctacatttattttattccgtagactaaaatgacatttcatgtggtactaagaaatgtcatgtcatacacatgaaacgtcattttagtctacggaataaaaaaacagacctttgCAATCTATGTTATACAATACAAGACTGCTTACCATAACCCCATAAACTTTTTATCCTACAACAATAAATAAGTAGACATTTTATAGTTATTGGTGACTTGGCAGTTAACGCGTTTGCCACTTTAATCCTGATGTTACGACACATACAAAAAGAGTATGCTACCACACGTCGTGTGCAATTCTTTTCAATTATGTTTTCTAATACTCCTCTTTATGAATGGTAAGTTACCAACGTACATTCAGcaacagaagttgctaagcgggcgaggtgtttaaAATGACATTCACACGCTCTTATTCTATAACAATTAAGTCGCGTGAAGATCATTTTGGACACCTCCCGCCCGCATTTTGaacctcgcccgcttagtaacatctgctgctgactgtacttcttacTTACTACGTATTCAAGTGGTTTTTGGAACTACGAAGACATCAATTATACAGGatggccaaaaatatgtgcatttccgttgccagggaggttttgggattatactgagcaacttttactatgggaccaacctcgaaatcgcgaaaaaaaaattgccctcccatagaaaatttaccAACCacaatgtatgaaacagctaattttttttcgcgattttggggttggtcccatagtaaaagttgctcagtataatcctaaaatctccctggcaactggcaacgggaatgcacatattttttggccaccctgtatatctttGGATCCAAATCTCGCCTATAAGGCACATGTACTTACATAGTAGATAAtgcttaaaaatgttattttgacGTAACGGTAATAAATAGCGCATTGTCTTTCTAACAAGCTGACAATGGAATATTTCatgaaaaatacacaataagaaaatagtacatttcgatgctagtgcggaaagtatgtcattacttcacgagtaccgagatatcttgccacgagccatATGCGAgaatcgaacgacgttttttaatacagttgcgacaaaataagaaaagcaaccagtattaaggaatggaattagaaactttttatattattaattctgtgacatcactgacattgacattatgaagaggtgtttttctagcttttattcgactagaatagattttgttattattattgaacccacttcaatgaaagttttttgtttcaaatacatgttctataagacagaaacaattgtaaatattaaaacattgtactataattacctaaatatcgttatttactacgattatttgtgtatcgtatatttataaaaacaatatcgaatgttgcctttggaaacttaaaacattcttgcagtaagaaaatacgcctcttctttgacaggcgttccgttccattcagacaacttattaagaacggtttttcaacattaaaaaataaacgtgttataatacttataatgactttttcgtattcttacattaacagtaggtttttatgttgattacgacgtttaaaggaaactaatataaacactcatcaataagtagtcatgaattggaacaagtataaatttcaaaaaattggaaaagtaaaaagcactagttcgcgaaaaccaactttccgcacgctaaacagccacgaaaagtagcactttttgagcaactgtattaaaaatattttttacgttcGTTTTATTAGGTCTGTCTTCGCTGGATATAAGTCCGGG
This DNA window, taken from Cydia strobilella chromosome 4, ilCydStro3.1, whole genome shotgun sequence, encodes the following:
- the LOC134740901 gene encoding uncharacterized protein LOC134740901 codes for the protein MNADENDPVQDDDQDKNEPIDDRNENNSQGDVQDSNEQMDGVDAQDDVPDANEPIVEEENENEEQDDAPVEDEDELINTGVQDDTVKLGKEADDKTNVDQNKFNEPNTNQEVISTLELKPFYLSPAEIEKFKIWPNATVSYFIDEFSYDKVLRDKIRGYLDYAEHNTMVHFHELAGPPTDEDERWVFFVNRRGLLDCKDYSIKSFTNKGVQKVTVGYNCLEHGGPMAAIVLALLGVPPQHNSPDRDKFITVATEHILPGKLGLFNLLRDDEWLFHDLQYDYASAGHYPSHKYTADGSSTISTKPGKTDTPYQDFGNILNTEEAKDYSHEYPINEVARPQLLLGRNTRHKKNDNGPIIDHDTEKKGAEEKLHNSVFNEKPDETEDVEKDVSLLNDTYSDKENDNHTPSSSIIKKNIFHDQSKYDTKKLAALPGFKLSLSDIVKFNIWPEAQIPFFIDEFSYDKFLREKIHGYLENARTLTGLNFKELASPPDDENERWVFFINRRGQLDCKDYSTKSFTNSGVQKVIIGYDCLQNKGPMAAIVLALAGVPPQHNAPNRDQFINVSMESILPGKNNRPNVLTNI